A segment of the Desulfitobacterium dehalogenans ATCC 51507 genome:
AATGACTGACAAAAATCTTGTAAAGGAGATGATACTGTAAGCTTTATCTCTCCTTCAAAGGCAATGGTTTTTTTCACCCTATCCATTTGGTACGTACCTTGTATTAAAGAAAAACAAAACAGCTTAAATGCGCGGGTTCCGTCGCTATAGCCTTTTTCATGCAAAAAGGCCGCTAGTTCCTGGTCAATGGAATTGTATAACGCTGCTTGTACCAAATAATTATAATGAATTGGCAACACAACCGGTTCCCGCAAAGGTTTAAAATAAATCTCTAAATTCATTTTCCTTCCTCTTCCCATGCTTCTTCAGTATCGCCCTGATTGTAAAACCTCTATGTATACTATTTGACACCGGAGCCCTCACTCCTCTTTTCGGGAAGACCGCCTTAAATAAGTATGCTCTCCTTAGGTAGACAGGTCATAAAAAACCGGCTGCCTCAAGGAGAGCATTTATAGTGTATTAAAAATCTCGACTAATCCAATGGAAAAGCTCTTATTTCCCCGTCGGCACAGCCCGGCTTCCCGGCTTGATAGCCGGAATCCCCTGGGCACAAAGAGGGCAGCTTTCAGGGTCGAAGGATTCAATTTCAATCTCCAGCAAGGAGGCCAAGGGTACTCCGAAGTCAGCTTTTCCACCGCTCCGATTCACAAGCACTCCCACTCCCACGGGTTCTGCCCCATAGGATTTGACCACCTCTATAACCTCCCGGACCGATCCTCCGGTAGTGATCACATCTTCCACCACGAGGACCTTCATACCCGGTTGGAGTTCAAATCCCCGCCGCAGTTTCATTTCTCCATTCTCCCGCTCGGTAAAAATGGCCATGGTTCCTAAAGCTTTGCCCACTTCATGAGCGACCAAAATCCCTCCCATTGCCGGCCCGATCACCAGGTCAATCCCCTGGTCCCGGAAGGACTCCGCTAACGCTTCTCCCAAGCGGGCTGCATGATGAGGATATTGCAGAACTTTGGCGCATTGCATATATTGACGGCTATGTCTCCCTGAGGTCAGTCGAAAATGCCCTTCCAATAAGGCTTCACTTTCTTTGAATAGGTTTAAAACCTCTTCCGGGGATAGGGATGTATTCGATACTGTCATAGATCATAAACTCCTTTCCAACCAATGCACTGTACATTTCTATATAAAGCCCTAATTCCAAAGCTGTTCCAAAGCCTGCCGCGGATCCGGCGCCTGGGTAATGGGTCTGCCCACCACCAGATAGGAGCTTCCGGCCTCCAAAGCTTCCCTGGGGGTAAGGGTACGGGCCTGATCATGAGTTTCACTGCCTTTGGGGCGAATCCCCGGAGTAATGACCAAGAAGTCCGGCCCTGAATGTTGGCGGAGGATTGAGCTTTCCTGAGCTGAGGCCACCACCCCGTCAATACCTGCCTTTTGCCCCAGTTCAGCCAAAGCGACTACCTGATCCTGTAAGGTTCTGCCCACCCCCAGGTCCTTCTGCAGTCTCTCTTCATCAAGACTGGTCAAGACCGTAATGCCGATGATCTTCATCCGTTCTTCGGCGTTCCTTTGCTTCTTAACTTCATGAGTGGCCTGGACCGCCCGGGCCATCATATCATAACCACCGCTGCAGTGGATGGTAAGCATATCGGCACCATACCCGGCCAGAACCCGCACGGCACTTTCCACGGTATTGGGGATATCATGGAGCTTCAGGTCCAAGAAGATGGGGAAGCCTTTCTCCTTCAGGTCCCGGATAATGCCGGCTCCTGCAGCATTATAGAGCTCCATCCCCACTTTAAGCCAGCAGCCGCTCCCCTGAATTTGGTCGGCCAAGGCTAAAGCCTTCTCCCGGCTATCCACATCCATGGCCACCATGACCTTCCTATTGTACTCCGACACCGTTCTTTCCAGCTCCATTTCCATCTTCCTTTCTCTTATCTGAGAATTGCCTGCATCGCGACATGAAAGGGCTATCTTCGATCCTCCATGCTACAGAGCCAGCCCCACTATTTCTTCCACCGAAGCAAAGCCCTGACGGCGGCAATACTCCTCGATCCCCTCTATGACTTCCAAGGGAGCAAGGGGATTCACAAAATTCCCTGTGCCGATGCTGACTGCCTTGGCCCCTGCCAGCATAAATTCCACAGCATCCTGCCAGGTGAGTATTCCTCCCATGCCGATGATGGGAATATCCACAGCCTGAGCCACCTGCCACACCATCCTCACAGCCACCGGGCGGATGGCTGGCCCCGACAATCCGCCTACCTTATTGGCCAAGAGAGGGCGGCGGCGTTCAATATCAATGCTCATTCCAAGCAGAGTGTTGATCATGGAGATGATATCTGCGCCCCCCCGCTCCACTGCTTTGGCCATCTCCACAATATCCGTCACATTAGGGGACAGCTTAGCAATGACAGGGAGATCCGTCTTCCCTTTGACCAAGGCAATCACTTCTTCCGCACTCTCCGGATGGGTGCCGAAATGCATTCCCCCATGCCTCACATTGGGGCAGGAGATATTGACTTCCAGGGCATCGATTCCCGAACCGGATTGAAAAGCACCGGCCATCATTTCATAGTCCTGTAAGGAAAATCCGGAAATATTGGCAATGACTGTCGTGGGCAGCTCCCGAACATTAGGAAGGTAGGAGTGGAGAAATTCTTCGAGGCCGGGGTTTTCCAGACCCACCGAATTGAGCATTCCTGCCGGGGTCTCCGCTAATCGCGGTAAAGGATTCCCTAAACGAGGCTCCGGGGTAAGCCCCTTGAGAGTAATTCCTCCCAATTTGTCAACGGGACAATAGGGCGCATATTCTTCTCCGAAGCCGTAAGTACCTGAACAGGTGAGCACAGGATTTCTCAAGGTTAAAGGTCCTAAGTTCACTTCCAGATTGACCTTTGCCATCTCATTGTTCATCATCCCAGAGCACCTCCTTCCCTTGGAAAACTGGCCCATCCTGACATACCTTTCCTCTGCGAATCCTGCCGCCGATCTCATCCTTTAAGGTGCACACACAGCCCAAGCAAGCTCCTACCGCACAGCCCATCCGTTCTTCCAGAGAAACTTCCACAGCGGCTCCGCTTTGCAAAAAGTACTCGCTGACAGCCTTCATCATCACCTGAGGACCGCAGATAGCGACTGAAGACTCGGACCCTTGGCCAGTTCCCGAACCTGCGGAATCCTTGCGGATGAGGTCCAGAACATTGCCCTTGGTGCCGATACTTCCGTCCATCGAACTCAGGAAAACCGGGACGCCGGCATCCTGCCAAAGCCCAAGCCCGGCACCGGTAAAGAAACCTTCATCTTCCCCGCCCCAATACAAACGCACAGGAATATTTTTCTTCCGCGCTGCTTTGGCTAAAGGGAGAAGAGGAAAGACTCCGATCCCGCCGGCAACCAGGATAAGCGCTCCTTGCTCAGGCAGGGTAAAGCCATTACCCAGAGGGCCCATCAGACTTAAGCTTTCCCCCACCCTTGCCTGGGCTAATAACTCCGTGCCCTTCCCCTTAATCCGATAGAGCAGGGTCAGTTCCCGGGCTTCCCTGTCAATATCGGCAATACTGATGGGGCGGCGCAAAAGAGGATCCAATCCTGTAGAAACCTGTACGTGAACGAATTGTCCCGGCTGCCCTTCCCGGGCGATGCCGGTCCGAAGAACCAGTTTCATGATCTTATAGCGAGGATCACCCATGATTTGGTGAGAAACGACTTGAGCCTTATCCAGCATTTCTATCCCATCCTTTCCGGCATTTTACTCATCCGAATCCAGTTTTCCATTTTTAAAAAACTATTTTCTTGAAAAAAGTCCGCAAGCATTGAAAGCTAAATCTCTCCAGGATTTTGCTTTCGGCGTTCACTCCGTAAGCTGCGCGGAGCAATCTAATCGCTCAAGACCTCCGCTGCGTCGGGTTCCCGCCCAAATCGCTCCTGCTCAATGGGCGGTTGGAAACGTCCTGTTTCCAACCCGACTCCGCTGCAGTCTTTTCGCGAAGATTGCTTTCCTGCTCGCTTAGAATCCGTTCTCTGCCTTAAAGCAAAATCCTTGGGTGGTTTTTCAAGTATCTTTTCAGAACTCTGAGAAAGACCCAAAGCAAAAGCTAAAAGGGACCCGCAAGCGTAGCTTTACGCACAAAAGCGAACGGATTTAGCGCAGGGGCGGTCAAGTCAACGAAGCTTTCTTAACTTAGCGTAGCCACCGGTTCACATCAGGTATTACCCAGAGGTTTGGCGAAGCTGTTAAGAAAGCGAGTTGACCAGCCCCGGAGCTATGGAGAGAGCGTTGTGCGTAAAGCTACCCGCCCCGGACAACGCTTTTCATACCCTTACTGCCCCAGCTCCCCCCACCCTTACTTAAGCGACATCAAACTAGGCAGAAAGGACCTAAGCACATGGACCCAAGCTGAGGCCGTATCCAAGCTTGTAAAGCAGGGAATCCCCTGCTCCACCGCCGTACGGCGTATGGCAAAGCCGTCGCTTTCCTGCTTTTTATTGTGGGTAGTGGTATTGAGGACACATTGAATCACACCCTGCCGGATGGCATCGGTAATTTCCGTGGAGCCTTGATGGAGCTTGGCCACCGGGGCAACCTGAATCCCCTCTTCCCGGAGGATGTTCGCTGTTCCTTCCGTGGCTAAGATGCGGAAGCCCAGGTCGGCAAACTTCTTGACTAAGGGAATGCCCTCCTGCTTATCCCGGTCCGCTAAGGTCACCAGTAAGCTGCCATGGGCGGACATATTGAATCCTCCCGCCAAGAGGGCCTTGTAGAGAGCTTTTTCATAGGTCCGGTCCACTCCCATCACTTCCCCGGTGGACTTCATCTCCGGGCCCAGGGAAGGTTCCACCCGGTGCAGCTTGGAGAAGGAAAACACGGGGACTTTTACCGCCACCCGTTCCGGGACAGGCCACAACCCTAAGGGCAGCTTTAATTCCGTCAGAGTCTTCCCGAGGATGACATCGGTGGCATAATCCACAATGGGCAGTCCGGTCACTTTGCTGATAAAGGGAACCGTACGGCTGGAGCGGGGGTTGACCTCAATCACATACACTTCATCCTGGAAGATAACGTATTGAATATTGAGAAGGCCTACAACATTCAAGGCCCGTGCGATTTCCGTAGTTAGCAGGGTAATCCGCTCGATTAAAGATTCGGATAAAGTCAAGGGAGGGTAGACGGCGATGGAGTCTCCTGAATGTACCCCGGCCCGTTCCAGATGCTCCATAATTCCGGGCAGGCTGACATTGTTTCCATCGGAGATGGCATCCACCTCTACCTCCGTCCCCACCAGGTACTGGTCCATCCATAACTCCTGACCGGGAAAATCCGCCATGGCTCGGTTCACTACCTTTTCCAGTTCGGAAGAGGAATAGACAATCTCCATGGCTCGGCCTCCCAGGACGAAGGAAGGACGAACCATCAGGGGGTAGCCGATGCGGGCCGCCACTTCCCTGGCCTCTGCCAAGGAAGAAGCCTGGCCCCCTTTCGGCCGCTTGGCGCCGATGGTACTAAGCACCTCATCGAATTGCCCCCGCTCTTCAGCCCGATCGATATCTTCAATGCTGGTGCCCAGGATCTTATATCCCCTCTCAGCTAAGGGCTTCGCCAGGCCGATAGCCGTTTGGCCGCCGAATTGGACGATGACTCCCTCCGGCTGCTCCCGGTCCAGGACGGCTGAGACATCCTCCAAGGTTAAAGGTTCAAAATAGAGACGGTCCGCTGTATCAAAATCCGTAGAGACGGTCTCCGGATTATTATTGATAATGATGGTCTCCACACCGGCTTTTTTCAAGGCCAGGACGGAGTGAACGGAGCAATAATCGAATTCAATCCCTTGCCCGATTCGAATGGGGCCGGAGCCTAAGACCACGACCTTGCGGTTCCTGGAGGGTATCCCCTCGCTTTCCTGGTCATAGCTGGAGTAGAAGTAGGGTGTTAACGCCTCAAATTCACCGGCACAGGTATCCACCATTTTAAAGACCGGGTGCAGGCCTTTTTCCTGCCGGTAGGCATAAATCTCTTTTTCCGTGGTCTGCCAGAGACGAGCAAGCTCCCGATCCGCAAAGCCCATTCTCTTTGCTTTCAACAAAAGATCCTCATCCCAAGGGGAGGACTGCAGAGTTTCACTCATCCTGACAATCCGTTGAATGGCTGTGAGGAAGTAAAGATTCCAACGGCTGGCCTGCTGGATCTGTTCAAGGCTTAGCCCTCTTCTCAACCCTTCCGCCAGAATAAACAGCAATTGATCATCAGGCTTCCGGCAGCGCTCCAGTATCTCTTCATCGGAGAGCTCCTGGAATTCCGGGAGAAGGAGGCCAAAGGCTTTGATCTCCAAAGAACGGACAGCCTTTTGCAGGGCGGTCTCCAGATTCCGACCCAGGCCCATGACCTCACCCGTGGCTTTCATCTGGGTTCCCAGACGGCGGTCGGCATCGGAGAATTTATCAAAAGGCCAGCGGGGGATTTTGACCACGACATAATCCAAAGCCGGTTCAAAGCAGGCGGTGGTTTTGCCGGTGACGGCATTAGTCAGCTCCGGAAGGGTATATCCCAGAGCGATCTTGGCGGCCACTTTGGCAATGGGGTAGCCCGTCGCCTTGGAAGCCAGGGCACTGGAGCGGCTCAGCCGGGGATTTACTTCAATGACCACATACTCCAACCGTTCCGGATGCAAGGCATATTGGACATTGCATCCCCCTTCAATCCCCAAGGCTTCTACGATTCTACGGGCAGAAGTGCGCAAGGCTTGAATCTCCCGGTCTGTAAGGGTTTGACAGGGAGCTACAACGATGCTGTCCCCCGTATGCACCCCTACCGGGTCCATATTCTCCATATTGCAGATGGTGATGCAATTCCCTTGCCCATCTCTTAACACTTCATATTCAATTTCTTTCCAGCCTGCCACGCTTTTTTCCACAAGAATCTGACCAATGAGACTGGCCTGCAAACCGCTTTTGGAGATTTCCCTGAGCTCCTCCCGATGATGGGCAATGCCCCCCCCAGTCCCTCCCAGGGTATAAGCAGGGCGGACGATCACGGGATACCCGATCTCCTCGGCAAAACTGAGGGCTCCTTCCAGGTCGGATACGATGACACTAGGAGGAACCGGTTCCCCGAGCTCCCTCATCAGGCTGCGGAAATGTTCCCGATCCTCTGCCTTCGTGATGCTTTCCAGGGAGGTTCCCATCAGCTGAACTCCGCAGCGCTGCAGAATCCCTTTTTCCGCCAGCTGGAAGGCCAGATTCAGACCGGTTTGGCCCCCCATGGTGGGAATGATGCCGTCAGGCCGTTCTCTTTCAATAATCCTCTCCAAAAATTCGCTGGTCAGGGGTTCGATATAGATCCGGTCCGCCACTTCCTGGTCCGTCATGATGGTGGCCGGATTGGAATTCACCAGAACCACCTCTACCCCTTCTTCCTGCAAAGCCCGGCAAGCCTGGGTTCCTGCATAATCAAATTCGGCGGCTTGCCCAATGACGATAGGACCGGAACCGATCACCAGCACTTTATTCCATTTTTTATTCTTCATACGTTCCTCCCCTTTCCCAAGTCCTTCAGATATCGGTTCAAGCTCCGACAGCGGCAAAAAAGCGTTCGAAAAGTTCTTTGTTCTCTTCCGGCCCCGGTGCTCCTTCCGGGTGATACTGAACGGAGAAAATGGGATACCGGGTATGCTCCATCCCTTCTACCGTTCCATCATTCAAATTGCGTAGAATGACTTGGAACCCTGTCCCTGCCAAAGAATCCTCTGCAACGGCATAGCCGTGATTCTGAGCCGTCATAGTGGTTTTGCCTGTGCGCAGATCCTGGACGGGATGATTCCCTCCCCGGTGCCCAAAGGGCAGTTTATAGGTTTTTCCCCCGGCAGCTAAGGCTAGAATCTGATGACCAAGGCAGATCCCCATCATCGGCAGCTCAGGAAGCAGTGCTCGGGCAGTCTGAATGATCTCGGACAGTCCGCTGGGGTCTCCTGGTCCATTGCTTATAAATACTCCCTTGGGAGAGGTGGCTAAAATCTCCTCCGCACTGCTCCAGGCGGGAAAGACACGAATTCTTAATCCTCTCTGCTGCAGGGTGCGGAGAATATTGCGCTTTCCCCCGCAATCGAGAACCGCTACATAGGGACCACTCCCCGGAATCTCATAACTTTCTTTGATGGTGGCCTGATAAACCCAATGGGGCTCCTTCTCCCTATGTTGGAGGTTGTCGGCATACTCCCCCCAATAGTTCATTCCTTGCTCCCGGGTCTGGGCAAAGACACCCGGGAGGGTGCCCTGGTTGCGGATATGGCGGGTCAAGGCCCGGGTATCGATTCCTTTTAGTCCCCAGATCTTATGCAGTCTAC
Coding sequences within it:
- the pyrE gene encoding orotate phosphoribosyltransferase, producing the protein MTVSNTSLSPEEVLNLFKESEALLEGHFRLTSGRHSRQYMQCAKVLQYPHHAARLGEALAESFRDQGIDLVIGPAMGGILVAHEVGKALGTMAIFTERENGEMKLRRGFELQPGMKVLVVEDVITTGGSVREVIEVVKSYGAEPVGVGVLVNRSGGKADFGVPLASLLEIEIESFDPESCPLCAQGIPAIKPGSRAVPTGK
- the pyrF gene encoding orotidine-5'-phosphate decarboxylase; the protein is MELERTVSEYNRKVMVAMDVDSREKALALADQIQGSGCWLKVGMELYNAAGAGIIRDLKEKGFPIFLDLKLHDIPNTVESAVRVLAGYGADMLTIHCSGGYDMMARAVQATHEVKKQRNAEERMKIIGITVLTSLDEERLQKDLGVGRTLQDQVVALAELGQKAGIDGVVASAQESSILRQHSGPDFLVITPGIRPKGSETHDQARTLTPREALEAGSSYLVVGRPITQAPDPRQALEQLWN
- a CDS encoding dihydroorotate dehydrogenase, which gives rise to MMNNEMAKVNLEVNLGPLTLRNPVLTCSGTYGFGEEYAPYCPVDKLGGITLKGLTPEPRLGNPLPRLAETPAGMLNSVGLENPGLEEFLHSYLPNVRELPTTVIANISGFSLQDYEMMAGAFQSGSGIDALEVNISCPNVRHGGMHFGTHPESAEEVIALVKGKTDLPVIAKLSPNVTDIVEMAKAVERGGADIISMINTLLGMSIDIERRRPLLANKVGGLSGPAIRPVAVRMVWQVAQAVDIPIIGMGGILTWQDAVEFMLAGAKAVSIGTGNFVNPLAPLEVIEGIEEYCRRQGFASVEEIVGLAL
- a CDS encoding dihydroorotate dehydrogenase electron transfer subunit, translated to MLDKAQVVSHQIMGDPRYKIMKLVLRTGIAREGQPGQFVHVQVSTGLDPLLRRPISIADIDREARELTLLYRIKGKGTELLAQARVGESLSLMGPLGNGFTLPEQGALILVAGGIGVFPLLPLAKAARKKNIPVRLYWGGEDEGFFTGAGLGLWQDAGVPVFLSSMDGSIGTKGNVLDLIRKDSAGSGTGQGSESSVAICGPQVMMKAVSEYFLQSGAAVEVSLEERMGCAVGACLGCVCTLKDEIGGRIRRGKVCQDGPVFQGKEVLWDDEQ
- the carB gene encoding carbamoyl-phosphate synthase large subunit; amino-acid sequence: MKNKKWNKVLVIGSGPIVIGQAAEFDYAGTQACRALQEEGVEVVLVNSNPATIMTDQEVADRIYIEPLTSEFLERIIERERPDGIIPTMGGQTGLNLAFQLAEKGILQRCGVQLMGTSLESITKAEDREHFRSLMRELGEPVPPSVIVSDLEGALSFAEEIGYPVIVRPAYTLGGTGGGIAHHREELREISKSGLQASLIGQILVEKSVAGWKEIEYEVLRDGQGNCITICNMENMDPVGVHTGDSIVVAPCQTLTDREIQALRTSARRIVEALGIEGGCNVQYALHPERLEYVVIEVNPRLSRSSALASKATGYPIAKVAAKIALGYTLPELTNAVTGKTTACFEPALDYVVVKIPRWPFDKFSDADRRLGTQMKATGEVMGLGRNLETALQKAVRSLEIKAFGLLLPEFQELSDEEILERCRKPDDQLLFILAEGLRRGLSLEQIQQASRWNLYFLTAIQRIVRMSETLQSSPWDEDLLLKAKRMGFADRELARLWQTTEKEIYAYRQEKGLHPVFKMVDTCAGEFEALTPYFYSSYDQESEGIPSRNRKVVVLGSGPIRIGQGIEFDYCSVHSVLALKKAGVETIIINNNPETVSTDFDTADRLYFEPLTLEDVSAVLDREQPEGVIVQFGGQTAIGLAKPLAERGYKILGTSIEDIDRAEERGQFDEVLSTIGAKRPKGGQASSLAEAREVAARIGYPLMVRPSFVLGGRAMEIVYSSSELEKVVNRAMADFPGQELWMDQYLVGTEVEVDAISDGNNVSLPGIMEHLERAGVHSGDSIAVYPPLTLSESLIERITLLTTEIARALNVVGLLNIQYVIFQDEVYVIEVNPRSSRTVPFISKVTGLPIVDYATDVILGKTLTELKLPLGLWPVPERVAVKVPVFSFSKLHRVEPSLGPEMKSTGEVMGVDRTYEKALYKALLAGGFNMSAHGSLLVTLADRDKQEGIPLVKKFADLGFRILATEGTANILREEGIQVAPVAKLHQGSTEITDAIRQGVIQCVLNTTTHNKKQESDGFAIRRTAVEQGIPCFTSLDTASAWVHVLRSFLPSLMSLK
- the carA gene encoding glutamine-hydrolyzing carbamoyl-phosphate synthase small subunit, whose product is MAFLVLQDGTTFEGEGFGAWPADNTMETQAGEVVFNTSMSGYQEMITDLSCTGQILVLTHPQIGNYGWHDEENEADKILLKGLVVRELSQGEGSGHKDRSLEEFCRLHKIWGLKGIDTRALTRHIRNQGTLPGVFAQTREQGMNYWGEYADNLQHREKEPHWVYQATIKESYEIPGSGPYVAVLDCGGKRNILRTLQQRGLRIRVFPAWSSAEEILATSPKGVFISNGPGDPSGLSEIIQTARALLPELPMMGICLGHQILALAAGGKTYKLPFGHRGGNHPVQDLRTGKTTMTAQNHGYAVAEDSLAGTGFQVILRNLNDGTVEGMEHTRYPIFSVQYHPEGAPGPEENKELFERFFAAVGA